A single genomic interval of Streptomyces sp. 1222.5 harbors:
- a CDS encoding bifunctional serine/threonine-protein kinase/ABC transporter substrate-binding protein — protein MEPLRGADPAGIGGYRLLRRLGAGGMGVVYLARSGAGSLAAVKVIRAAYADDPGFRARFRREVETAGRVVSPWVVALLDAEPDASPPWLATAFVPGPSLAAAVEECGPLPEASVRFLGDRLAEALGTVHGAGLVHRDVKPDNVLLAVDGPRMIDFGIARMPEDNALTATGMVVGSPGFLSPEQARGRGREIGPASDVFSFGCLLAYAATGERPFGRGSAAEVLVRTVHDEPDLDGVPASLVPLLRGCLAKEPAARPAVSEVRAALEAGSGAGNWLPDSVTRLIARRSAAVLALPAVEATQVTAGATEGSGAPAGADTLPVAAGRPTGTTRRRFLVLGPAAGVVAAGATAAWWTADRPGRASPRGGRPLPRLTVALQGDLTGDRKAAGLAQENGVRLAVEHLNSRPGRGFGLTLQVHDDAGSPSRARQVARRLAADGRVRAVIGPTTDACAEAVCAQYQRALLPLVSVSVGLDELGAKAAGSYRAYAATRPPDRNLAAPLATHLVRTVRARRTVLIDDAAEGDFSWGICAAVAEAVGSARRTTIRRTLAARADGAGAFRALAESVTDAHADAVLFAGGPARAARLAHALRAAGWSGARLATQRALDPAFLQAAGDAAEGWVFAAAFLDPSGVPAARSFVAAYRERFGTDPPWYSAEAYDAMLFVGRAMATLGAARAERGALVARLRETDYRGITKRLRYTSSSTGYTTKALYLFRASGGRFRFLGQYEAATA, from the coding sequence ATGGAACCGTTGCGCGGAGCCGACCCGGCGGGGATCGGGGGGTACCGGCTGCTGCGCCGGCTCGGCGCGGGCGGCATGGGAGTGGTGTACCTGGCCCGGTCGGGTGCGGGTTCGCTCGCCGCGGTGAAGGTCATCCGCGCCGCGTACGCGGACGATCCGGGTTTCCGGGCGCGGTTCCGGCGGGAGGTGGAGACCGCGGGCCGGGTCGTCAGCCCCTGGGTCGTAGCCCTGCTCGACGCGGAGCCGGACGCCTCGCCGCCGTGGCTCGCCACCGCGTTCGTGCCGGGCCCCTCGCTGGCGGCGGCGGTCGAGGAGTGCGGACCGCTCCCCGAGGCGTCGGTGCGGTTCCTGGGCGACCGGCTCGCCGAGGCGCTGGGCACCGTGCACGGGGCGGGCCTGGTGCACCGGGACGTCAAGCCGGACAACGTGCTGCTCGCCGTCGACGGCCCACGGATGATCGACTTCGGTATCGCCCGGATGCCCGAGGACAACGCGCTCACCGCCACCGGGATGGTGGTCGGCTCCCCCGGCTTCCTCTCCCCCGAGCAGGCCCGGGGGCGGGGCCGGGAGATCGGACCGGCGAGCGACGTCTTCTCGTTCGGCTGTCTGCTGGCGTACGCGGCGACGGGCGAACGCCCTTTCGGCCGGGGCTCGGCCGCCGAGGTGCTGGTACGGACCGTCCACGACGAACCGGACCTGGACGGCGTGCCGGCGTCGCTGGTGCCGCTGCTGCGGGGCTGTCTGGCGAAGGAGCCCGCCGCGCGCCCCGCCGTGTCCGAGGTGCGTGCGGCGCTGGAGGCCGGGAGCGGGGCCGGGAACTGGCTCCCGGACTCGGTCACCCGGCTGATCGCGCGGCGTTCCGCCGCCGTCCTCGCGCTGCCCGCCGTCGAGGCGACCCAGGTGACGGCCGGGGCGACAGAAGGGTCCGGCGCTCCGGCGGGCGCCGACACGCTGCCGGTGGCCGCGGGACGGCCGACGGGCACCACACGACGCCGTTTCCTGGTGCTGGGCCCGGCCGCCGGGGTGGTGGCCGCGGGAGCCACGGCGGCCTGGTGGACGGCTGATCGCCCCGGCCGCGCCTCGCCGCGCGGCGGCAGGCCGCTTCCGCGTCTGACGGTCGCCCTGCAGGGGGATCTGACGGGTGACCGGAAGGCGGCCGGGCTGGCGCAGGAGAACGGGGTCCGGCTGGCCGTCGAGCACCTCAACTCCCGTCCCGGGCGCGGCTTCGGCCTCACCCTCCAGGTGCACGACGACGCGGGCAGCCCGTCCCGGGCGCGGCAGGTGGCGCGGCGGCTCGCGGCCGACGGCCGGGTGCGCGCGGTGATCGGGCCGACCACCGATGCCTGCGCCGAGGCCGTGTGCGCGCAGTACCAGCGGGCGCTGCTGCCCCTGGTGTCCGTGTCGGTCGGGCTCGACGAGCTCGGCGCGAAGGCGGCCGGCAGCTATCGCGCGTACGCGGCCACCCGGCCCCCCGATCGCAACCTGGCCGCACCCCTGGCGACCCACCTCGTCCGCACCGTCCGGGCCCGGCGGACCGTGCTGATCGACGACGCGGCCGAGGGCGATTTCAGCTGGGGGATCTGCGCGGCCGTCGCCGAGGCGGTCGGCTCGGCACGGCGCACCACGATCCGGCGCACCCTCGCCGCCCGGGCGGACGGGGCCGGGGCCTTCCGTGCCCTCGCCGAGTCGGTGACGGACGCGCACGCGGACGCCGTGCTGTTCGCCGGCGGACCCGCCCGCGCGGCGCGACTGGCGCATGCGCTGCGCGCGGCCGGCTGGTCCGGTGCGCGGCTGGCCACCCAACGCGCCCTGGATCCGGCCTTCCTGCAGGCGGCCGGTGACGCCGCCGAAGGGTGGGTCTTCGCCGCCGCCTTCCTCGATCCGTCCGGTGTGCCGGCCGCCAGGTCCTTCGTCGCCGCGTACCGCGAGCGCTTCGGGACCGACCCGCCCTGGTACTCCGCCGAGGCGTACGACGCGATGCTCTTCGTGGGCCGGGCGATGGCGACGCTCGGGGCCGCCCGGGCGGAGCGGGGGGCACTCGTGGCACGGCTGCGCGAGACGGACTACCGGGGCATCACCAAACGGTTGCGCTACACGTCGTCGAGCACCGGGTACACCACGAAGGCGCTCTACCTCTTCCGGGCGTCCGGCGGCCGCTTCCGCTTCCTCGGCCAGTACGAGGCCGCCACGGCCTGA
- a CDS encoding bifunctional serine/threonine-protein kinase/ABC transporter substrate-binding protein: MEPLRTSDPSRLAGHRLLGRLGAGGMGVVYLARSSGGSLVALKVIQAEFAEDAGFRERFRREAETARRMTSPWVAALVDADPEAPQPWLATEYVPGPSLGEAVAAHGPLPVRTLRVLGARLARALRDLHAAGLVHRDVKPGNVLLALDGPRLIDFGVARDPRDTALTSTGVVVGTPGFMAPEQAGGGEEPGPAADVFALGCVLAHAATGRPPFGTGSLDALLYRTVHDAADLEGVPRELAGVVSGCLEKEPRLRPTAAALWDTLTAPAPDAPADPREALRAGPPASQEGTGASGAVTAGDVPADGAWLPESLVRLIAERAALGIALPGVDDTEVDPAAADVVAGDTAAADTEAVAPPDRAVGRRRLLLLAGGAAVVAAGGGAAAWAAFSGDRDGKGAGAAGTGTGHVHTIGLHADLSGDQEAVGRAQERGLRLAVEEFNSRRDKPFTLAVKTVDDGGDRTRSAAAAKRLVADPAVLAVVGPTTDATALASLATYDAASLPLIAVSPGATVLTVTGSRSFLHARVTDTVLPFYLDAYLRGTAKSRTVGIVDDRAADTYGWEIASTLGKILRNNRRPVVPKVVSVLRTDFAPTLDALLEGGADSVVFAGYHERAALLARELSRRDFPGARAAAQGLLDDRFLAAAGDAAEGWTIVAPVMDAAVAPGAKAFAAAYRGRFDAEPERYAVEAYDVAQLVLGSLRSLSARHRTRGNLTTALRSAKYRGISRNLAFDAKTGALVVDGTGVHLWQVVDGRFGYRGVAPFQVST, translated from the coding sequence ATGGAGCCGCTGCGTACGTCCGACCCGTCCCGGCTGGCGGGCCACCGGCTGCTCGGCCGGCTCGGCGCGGGCGGCATGGGTGTGGTGTACCTGGCCCGCTCGTCCGGTGGTTCGCTGGTCGCGCTGAAGGTGATCCAGGCCGAGTTCGCCGAGGACGCGGGATTCCGGGAGCGGTTCCGGCGGGAGGCGGAGACGGCGCGCCGGATGACGAGTCCCTGGGTGGCGGCCCTCGTGGACGCGGACCCCGAGGCTCCGCAGCCGTGGCTGGCCACCGAGTACGTGCCGGGGCCCTCGCTGGGCGAGGCCGTCGCGGCGCACGGTCCCCTGCCCGTACGGACCCTGCGCGTGCTGGGGGCGCGGCTCGCCCGGGCGCTGCGGGATTTGCACGCGGCGGGTCTGGTGCACCGGGACGTCAAGCCGGGCAACGTGCTGCTCGCCCTCGACGGGCCGCGGCTGATCGACTTCGGTGTGGCCCGAGATCCGCGGGACACCGCGCTGACGTCGACCGGCGTGGTGGTGGGCACCCCGGGCTTCATGGCACCGGAACAGGCCGGGGGCGGCGAGGAGCCGGGGCCGGCCGCGGACGTCTTCGCGCTGGGCTGTGTGCTCGCCCACGCGGCGACCGGGCGTCCGCCGTTCGGCACCGGCTCGCTGGACGCGCTGCTGTACCGCACGGTGCACGACGCGGCGGATCTGGAAGGGGTGCCCCGGGAACTCGCCGGGGTGGTGAGCGGCTGCCTGGAGAAGGAGCCGCGGCTGCGGCCCACGGCTGCGGCGCTGTGGGACACGCTCACGGCTCCCGCGCCGGACGCGCCTGCCGACCCGCGGGAGGCCCTGCGCGCGGGGCCTCCCGCGAGTCAGGAGGGGACAGGCGCGTCCGGCGCCGTGACCGCGGGCGACGTACCGGCCGACGGCGCCTGGTTGCCCGAGTCGCTGGTGCGGCTGATCGCCGAACGGGCCGCCCTCGGCATCGCGCTGCCCGGAGTCGACGACACGGAGGTCGACCCGGCGGCCGCGGACGTCGTGGCCGGGGACACCGCCGCGGCGGACACGGAGGCGGTGGCACCGCCCGACCGCGCCGTCGGCAGACGGCGGTTGCTGCTCCTGGCAGGCGGCGCGGCCGTGGTGGCGGCCGGCGGCGGTGCGGCCGCCTGGGCTGCGTTCTCCGGTGACCGGGACGGCAAGGGCGCCGGTGCCGCCGGGACGGGCACCGGGCACGTGCACACCATCGGCCTGCACGCGGACCTCAGCGGGGACCAGGAGGCGGTCGGCCGGGCTCAGGAGCGCGGGCTCCGGCTGGCGGTCGAGGAGTTCAACTCCCGTAGGGACAAGCCCTTCACGCTCGCCGTGAAGACCGTGGACGACGGCGGCGACCGGACTCGGTCAGCGGCCGCGGCCAAGCGGCTGGTCGCCGACCCGGCCGTCCTCGCGGTGGTCGGACCCACCACGGACGCCACCGCACTGGCGTCGCTCGCCACGTACGACGCCGCGTCGCTGCCCCTCATCGCGGTCTCTCCGGGCGCCACCGTGCTGACGGTGACGGGCAGCCGCTCCTTCCTGCACGCCCGGGTGACCGACACCGTCCTGCCGTTCTACCTCGACGCGTATCTGCGGGGCACCGCCAAGTCGCGCACCGTCGGGATCGTCGACGACCGGGCGGCGGACACCTACGGCTGGGAGATCGCCAGCACCCTGGGCAAGATCCTGCGGAACAACCGGCGGCCCGTCGTGCCGAAGGTGGTCAGCGTGCTGCGGACCGACTTCGCACCGACCCTGGACGCCCTGCTGGAAGGGGGCGCCGACTCCGTCGTCTTCGCCGGGTACCACGAGCGGGCCGCGCTGCTGGCCCGGGAACTGAGCCGCCGTGACTTCCCGGGCGCGCGGGCCGCCGCTCAGGGGCTGCTCGACGACCGGTTCCTCGCCGCCGCCGGGGACGCGGCCGAGGGCTGGACGATCGTCGCGCCCGTCATGGACGCCGCCGTGGCGCCGGGCGCGAAGGCGTTCGCGGCCGCGTACCGCGGGCGGTTCGACGCGGAGCCGGAACGGTACGCGGTCGAGGCGTACGACGTGGCGCAGCTCGTCCTCGGGAGCCTGCGCTCGCTGTCCGCGCGGCACCGCACCCGGGGGAACCTGACGACGGCCCTGCGCTCGGCCAAGTACCGGGGGATCAGCCGGAACCTGGCGTTCGACGCGAAGACGGGAGCGCTCGTCGTCGACGGCACCGGCGTCCACCTGTGGCAGGTCGTCGACGGCCGGTTCGGGTACCGGGGCGTGGCGCCCTTCCAGGTGTCCACCTGA
- a CDS encoding MFS transporter, translated as MSTTGVASAEAPTDSPAPYRWRWAALFVILAAEVMDLLDAVVTNIAGPSMRADLGGGASTLQWLAAAYTLSMAVGLVTGGRLGDIHGRRRMFLVGAAGFTVGSLLCAISASPEMLIGARVVQGLFGAVMLPQGLGMIKEMFPPQESQKAFGLFGPVMGLSAVCGPILAGWLVDADYFGTGWRMIFLINLPLGAAAFLGALRYLPRGRSEHRPRLDIPGMLLVSLAALLIIFPLVQGREYDWPGWTFAMMAASVAVFAVFAWYEARRSRAGRDPLVVPSLFRKRGFSGGMTLGLVFFSTMQGFMLVFNLYTQLGLGYSPLKAGLVMVPWSGGMIVGFGIAQGVARFGRAVLQAGALVMAVGVFGLWLTLDMVGSGVGPWQLLPSLLLTGIGMGLLMAPFFDIVLASVEQHETGSASGTMTAMQQLGGAFGVAVLGTAFFGLLGGGIATAVDHHSAGLRGQLAAAHVAPATQDRLVADLRTCASDRAVAKDPAATPASCVRLEKDTRSAVTSPQAAARIPGALKSTASSAFQSGFGSVMKTVLWIVDGMLALTFLLAFLLPRHARPEGAGAH; from the coding sequence ATGTCCACCACCGGTGTCGCGTCCGCCGAGGCGCCCACCGACTCCCCGGCGCCCTACCGGTGGCGCTGGGCCGCGCTCTTCGTGATCCTCGCGGCCGAGGTCATGGATCTCCTCGACGCCGTGGTCACGAACATCGCCGGTCCCTCGATGCGGGCCGACCTGGGCGGCGGCGCCTCCACCCTCCAGTGGCTGGCGGCCGCGTACACCCTCTCGATGGCCGTCGGCCTCGTCACCGGCGGCCGGCTCGGGGACATCCACGGTCGCCGCAGGATGTTCCTGGTGGGTGCCGCCGGCTTCACCGTGGGCTCGCTGCTGTGCGCGATATCCGCGTCGCCCGAGATGCTGATCGGCGCACGCGTCGTCCAGGGGCTGTTCGGCGCGGTGATGCTGCCTCAGGGCCTCGGCATGATCAAGGAGATGTTCCCGCCGCAGGAGTCGCAGAAGGCCTTCGGGCTGTTCGGCCCCGTCATGGGACTGTCGGCGGTGTGCGGGCCCATCCTGGCCGGCTGGCTGGTCGACGCCGACTACTTCGGCACGGGCTGGCGGATGATCTTCCTGATCAACCTGCCGCTGGGTGCCGCGGCCTTCCTCGGTGCCCTGCGTTATCTGCCGAGGGGCCGCTCCGAGCACCGTCCGCGCCTCGACATCCCCGGCATGCTGCTGGTCTCGCTGGCCGCCCTGCTCATCATCTTCCCGCTGGTCCAGGGCCGTGAGTACGACTGGCCCGGGTGGACGTTCGCGATGATGGCCGCGTCGGTGGCCGTCTTCGCCGTCTTCGCCTGGTACGAGGCGCGCCGCAGCAGGGCCGGCCGGGATCCGCTGGTCGTCCCCAGCCTGTTCCGCAAGCGCGGCTTCAGCGGCGGTATGACGCTCGGACTCGTCTTCTTCTCGACCATGCAGGGCTTCATGCTGGTCTTCAACCTGTACACCCAGCTCGGCCTCGGCTACTCGCCGCTGAAGGCGGGACTGGTGATGGTGCCCTGGTCGGGCGGCATGATCGTCGGCTTCGGGATCGCCCAGGGCGTGGCCCGCTTCGGCCGGGCCGTGCTCCAGGCGGGCGCGCTGGTCATGGCGGTCGGCGTGTTCGGCCTGTGGCTGACCCTCGACATGGTGGGTTCGGGCGTCGGGCCCTGGCAGCTCCTGCCGTCCCTGCTCCTCACCGGCATCGGGATGGGCCTGCTCATGGCGCCGTTCTTCGACATCGTGCTCGCCAGTGTCGAGCAGCACGAGACGGGCTCGGCCTCGGGCACGATGACCGCGATGCAGCAGCTCGGCGGCGCCTTCGGCGTGGCCGTCCTCGGCACCGCCTTCTTCGGCCTGCTCGGCGGCGGCATCGCGACCGCCGTGGACCACCACTCGGCCGGTCTGCGGGGGCAGTTGGCCGCCGCGCACGTGGCGCCCGCCACCCAGGACCGCCTCGTCGCGGACCTGCGCACCTGCGCCTCGGACCGCGCCGTCGCCAAGGACCCCGCCGCGACCCCGGCGTCCTGTGTGCGCCTGGAGAAGGACACCCGGTCGGCCGTGACCTCGCCGCAGGCCGCCGCCCGGATACCCGGCGCGCTGAAGTCCACCGCCTCGTCGGCCTTCCAGAGCGGCTTCGGATCGGTCATGAAGACGGTGCTGTGGATCGTCGACGGCATGCTCGCCCTCACCTTCCTGCTCGCCTTCCTCCTGCCCCGCCACGCCCGTCCCGAGGGGGCCGGGGCTCACTGA
- a CDS encoding helix-turn-helix transcriptional regulator → MAELVGRSAELARLDALLAEPGRPELPRVVDVVGEPGIGKSRLLDEVCARARRTGLTVLRGRATQYEQHVPFQLFSDAFADTGPGTPAAGPALAGARSLLHGGGRHAPGDPSAAGAAARFGLHRRIAELLTDLGGPGLVLALDDLHWADPASRELVDHLVRHPARGKVLLVVARRERQTPTALTAALTRAADSGTVLHLALEPFSERESAEALGPDVPEDRARQLHAASEGNPLYLFALVHAHRTGTSPRGLTPGTHPADPYPAGPDRAALDPAGLPGGLAALLLEELATLSEPQLRVVEAAAALGDHATPDLLSSVTGLSPGDLEGETAALAVLDVLRAGPGGGWALRHPLVRALVHERTAPALRAELHRRAARELARRGAPATERARHVEASLTGWDPRAAEVLVEAAARFAPTAPATAAHLLGVVLTHMPDTPDRFARRGELVLARARALGVGGNLRESRDLLHTLIETSGKDHPELRTRAVAQCAVMERYLGHSPEAGALLRRELSRDPGPSPAQAVSLRLALGMSALLTASYPQARADVAHALALARADDDPAGEAAALALAALGEAYEGETGTAARFADDAASLTDALTDPGLTDPCDALVWLAWAETLLERYGDAERHLARGLGIARRTGQLHVLPHLLTCRAFIHVTTCRLPSALEAAEEAESIARAAGSDGLLGFTLAVKTLVLLLARPLGDGSALATGEEAVTAAGGGKGWWSSLASCMLGHATYAIGDPYGAQQAIVRAGGGPELPSLQPSIRPGQLDTLAAAALAAGDVAEAARRVAQAADEAERLGLDGQRAAALRAEAGLAEHHGETDRAVRLLDAAAGEYVTCGQALWEAYTLLRAAPLVRRAGQGARAAAMWHRAHRIAVGGGARLLVDLAELVRPQVLAETPQVPPQLAELTARELEVARLVAEGLANQDIAARLHLSRRTVETHLSSIYRKASVPSRAALAGLMTRVGLGTGS, encoded by the coding sequence GTGGCGGAACTGGTGGGCAGATCGGCGGAACTCGCGCGGCTGGACGCCCTCCTCGCGGAGCCCGGGCGGCCCGAACTGCCCCGGGTCGTCGACGTCGTCGGTGAACCCGGCATCGGGAAGAGCAGGTTGCTGGACGAGGTGTGCGCGCGGGCCCGCCGGACCGGGCTCACCGTACTGCGCGGCCGGGCCACGCAGTACGAACAGCACGTCCCCTTCCAGCTGTTCAGCGATGCCTTCGCCGACACCGGGCCCGGCACCCCGGCCGCCGGACCGGCCCTCGCCGGGGCGCGCTCGCTGCTGCACGGCGGAGGCCGGCACGCGCCGGGCGATCCGTCCGCCGCCGGGGCCGCCGCGCGGTTCGGGCTGCACCGGAGGATCGCCGAACTCCTGACGGACCTGGGCGGACCCGGCCTGGTGCTGGCCCTGGACGATCTGCACTGGGCGGATCCCGCGTCCCGCGAGCTCGTGGACCACCTCGTCCGGCACCCCGCCCGCGGAAAGGTCCTGCTGGTGGTGGCCCGGCGGGAGCGGCAGACACCGACGGCGCTGACCGCGGCCCTGACGCGCGCCGCCGACAGCGGAACCGTGCTCCACCTGGCCCTGGAGCCGTTCTCCGAGCGGGAGTCCGCCGAGGCGCTCGGGCCGGACGTCCCGGAGGACCGGGCCAGGCAGTTGCACGCCGCGAGCGAGGGGAACCCGCTCTATCTCTTCGCCCTGGTGCACGCGCACCGCACCGGGACGTCACCGCGCGGCCTCACCCCCGGCACCCACCCCGCCGACCCGTACCCGGCAGGGCCGGACCGCGCCGCCCTGGACCCGGCCGGCCTGCCCGGCGGCCTCGCGGCGCTGCTGCTGGAGGAACTGGCCACGCTCAGCGAGCCGCAGCTCCGGGTCGTCGAGGCGGCGGCGGCACTCGGCGACCACGCCACACCCGACCTGCTGAGCTCGGTGACCGGGCTCTCCCCGGGGGACCTGGAGGGCGAGACCGCTGCCCTGGCGGTGCTGGACGTGCTCCGTGCCGGACCGGGCGGCGGATGGGCCCTGCGCCATCCCCTGGTCCGCGCCCTGGTCCACGAGCGGACCGCACCCGCGCTGCGTGCCGAACTCCACCGCCGCGCCGCCCGGGAACTGGCCCGGCGCGGCGCTCCCGCCACCGAACGGGCGCGCCACGTCGAGGCGTCGCTGACCGGCTGGGACCCCCGGGCCGCCGAGGTGCTCGTCGAGGCCGCCGCACGGTTCGCGCCGACCGCCCCCGCCACCGCCGCCCATCTGCTGGGCGTCGTCCTGACCCACATGCCGGACACCCCCGACCGCTTCGCCCGGCGCGGCGAGCTGGTCCTGGCGCGCGCCCGTGCGCTCGGCGTCGGCGGGAACCTCCGGGAGAGCCGGGACCTGCTGCACACGCTGATCGAGACGTCCGGCAAGGACCATCCCGAACTGCGCACCCGGGCCGTCGCCCAGTGCGCCGTGATGGAGCGGTACCTCGGCCACTCCCCCGAGGCCGGCGCACTGCTGCGGCGGGAGCTGTCCCGCGATCCGGGGCCGTCCCCCGCCCAGGCGGTGTCGCTGCGGCTGGCCCTCGGCATGTCCGCCCTGCTGACCGCGTCCTATCCGCAGGCACGCGCGGACGTCGCGCACGCCCTCGCGCTCGCCCGCGCCGACGACGATCCCGCCGGCGAGGCGGCGGCACTGGCCCTTGCCGCGCTGGGCGAGGCGTACGAGGGCGAGACGGGGACGGCGGCCCGGTTCGCCGACGATGCCGCATCGCTCACGGACGCGCTGACCGATCCCGGTCTCACCGATCCGTGCGACGCGCTGGTGTGGCTCGCCTGGGCGGAGACCCTGCTGGAGCGGTACGGCGACGCCGAGCGCCATCTCGCACGGGGGCTCGGGATAGCCCGCCGAACCGGGCAACTGCACGTGCTGCCGCACCTGTTGACGTGCCGGGCGTTCATCCACGTCACCACCTGCCGGTTGCCGTCCGCGCTGGAGGCCGCCGAGGAGGCGGAGTCCATCGCCCGGGCGGCCGGCAGCGACGGCCTGCTCGGATTCACCCTGGCCGTCAAGACACTGGTGCTGCTGCTGGCCCGTCCCCTGGGCGACGGCAGCGCCCTGGCCACCGGCGAGGAGGCCGTCACCGCGGCGGGCGGCGGCAAGGGCTGGTGGTCGTCGCTGGCCTCGTGCATGCTCGGGCACGCGACGTACGCGATCGGCGATCCCTACGGCGCCCAGCAGGCCATCGTCCGGGCCGGGGGCGGTCCGGAACTGCCCTCGCTGCAACCGTCGATCCGTCCCGGCCAGCTCGACACCCTCGCGGCCGCGGCCCTCGCCGCCGGCGATGTGGCGGAGGCCGCCCGCCGGGTCGCCCAGGCGGCGGACGAGGCCGAACGGCTGGGCCTCGACGGGCAGCGCGCGGCCGCCCTGCGCGCCGAGGCCGGTCTGGCGGAGCACCACGGGGAGACCGACCGTGCCGTACGGCTCCTCGACGCGGCGGCAGGCGAGTACGTCACCTGCGGTCAGGCCCTGTGGGAGGCGTACACCCTGCTGCGGGCGGCGCCCCTGGTGCGGCGGGCGGGGCAGGGAGCGCGCGCCGCCGCGATGTGGCACCGGGCCCACCGGATCGCCGTCGGCGGCGGCGCCCGCCTGCTGGTGGACCTCGCCGAACTCGTCCGTCCCCAGGTGCTGGCGGAGACACCCCAGGTACCCCCGCAGCTCGCGGAGCTGACGGCCCGTGAGCTGGAGGTGGCCCGGCTGGTGGCGGAAGGGCTCGCCAACCAGGACATCGCCGCGCGGCTCCACCTCAGCCGCCGCACCGTCGAGACCCATCTGTCCTCGATCTACCGCAAGGCGTCGGTGCCGTCGCGTGCGGCCCTGGCCGGGCTCATGACCCGCGTCGGGCTGGGAACCGGATCCTGA
- a CDS encoding saccharopine dehydrogenase NADP-binding domain-containing protein, translated as MGESNIVVVGGSGFYGRYVVADLLRRPDVRVTVVSRTPPRPPFPSQRVHWVAGDRDAPERLAGLLGDAAAVVHCAGPFQALDGPGTHPLGPLRAAVAAGVPYVDISEDRGFLRAAATAAGPATAPVLTGASVVPGLQALIVDDLARGMDRVDGVLCCAAPDTRRHRGPAMFEAMMHGAGLPFTAPRGGVPTVVHGWSEPEWTLFPPPVGRRLVHQVYEMADLDVLAGLYGARTIAFKAGTEFTAVNRALGLFAAVRARTGRPRAARRWTPLVRALSWLVGRVGDEAGGFTVSVSGWRDGRAVTRRMGMTARQDGGRIPSLLAGIAVEHLLTGRLHTAGLVPLRSWLTPPELRTALRDRDISLWRRDDEADDWRPWED; from the coding sequence ATGGGGGAATCGAACATCGTGGTGGTCGGGGGCAGCGGCTTCTACGGCCGTTACGTCGTCGCCGACTTGCTGCGCAGGCCCGACGTCCGCGTCACCGTCGTCTCCCGCACACCGCCGCGGCCTCCCTTCCCCTCCCAGCGGGTCCACTGGGTCGCCGGGGACCGCGACGCGCCCGAGCGGCTGGCCGGCCTCCTGGGGGACGCGGCCGCGGTGGTGCACTGCGCGGGGCCGTTCCAGGCCCTCGACGGCCCCGGCACCCATCCGCTCGGGCCGCTGCGCGCGGCGGTGGCCGCGGGCGTCCCCTACGTCGACATCAGTGAGGACCGCGGCTTCCTGCGCGCGGCCGCCACGGCTGCCGGTCCGGCGACGGCTCCCGTCCTGACCGGGGCGTCCGTCGTACCGGGCCTGCAGGCACTGATCGTCGACGACCTCGCCCGGGGCATGGACCGCGTCGACGGTGTCCTGTGCTGTGCCGCCCCCGACACCCGCCGGCACCGGGGGCCGGCGATGTTCGAGGCGATGATGCACGGCGCGGGACTCCCCTTCACCGCTCCCCGCGGGGGCGTGCCCACGGTGGTGCACGGCTGGTCGGAACCCGAGTGGACGCTGTTCCCGCCGCCGGTCGGCCGCCGCCTGGTCCACCAGGTGTACGAGATGGCGGACCTGGACGTCCTGGCCGGGCTGTACGGTGCCCGTACGATCGCCTTCAAGGCCGGCACCGAATTCACCGCCGTCAACCGGGCGTTGGGGCTCTTCGCCGCGGTGCGGGCGCGCACCGGGCGGCCCCGCGCCGCCCGGCGCTGGACCCCGCTGGTGCGCGCGCTGTCGTGGCTCGTCGGCCGGGTCGGCGACGAGGCGGGCGGCTTCACGGTCTCCGTGAGCGGGTGGCGGGACGGGCGTGCGGTCACCCGGCGGATGGGGATGACGGCCCGGCAGGACGGCGGCCGCATCCCCTCGCTGCTCGCCGGTATCGCCGTCGAGCACCTGCTGACGGGCCGGCTGCACACCGCCGGCCTCGTCCCGCTCCGATCCTGGCTGACACCGCCCGAACTACGCACGGCGCTGCGCGACCGCGACATCAGCCTGTGGCGGAGGGACGACGAGGCCGACGACTGGCGGCCGTGGGAGGACTGA